One genomic region from Tachysurus vachellii isolate PV-2020 chromosome 22, HZAU_Pvac_v1, whole genome shotgun sequence encodes:
- the acot8 gene encoding acyl-coenzyme A thioesterase 8 yields the protein MAETGADSLKVTDDFSLSYTGSPDLRSVLVTSVLNLEKLDTDLYRGKHHWVPRTRRLFGGQIVGQALVAAAKSVSDELYAHSLHCYFVRAGDPKVPVLYQVERTRDGRSFCVRSVKAVQHGQPILICQASFHKLQPSPLEHQFTMPSVPPPDALLTVEELIQHYLSDPNLADNAKQGLNKILADEVPIEVKIVNPPDFYRRLPMEPKKLFWVRSKGHMGEADMKLHCCVAAYVSDYSFLGTTMLPFPQYRSQFLASLDHTMWFHNKFRADQWMLYECESPWAGGSRGLVQGRLWRQDGVLAASCAQEGVLRVKDMTQSKL from the exons ATGGCGGAAACTGGTGCAGACTCTCTGAAAGTGACAGATGACTTTTCTTTAAGTTATACTGGATCTCCGGACCTCAGGAGCGTCCTGGTGACAAGCGTTCTGAATTTAGAGAAGCTTGACACCGACCTTTACAG AGGGAAGCATCACTGGGTTCCTCGGACTCGGCGCCTGTTTGGTGGTCAGATTGTGGGTCAGGCTTTGGTAGCTGCTGCCAAATCTGTCAGTGATGAGTTGTATGCCCATTCACTGCACTGTTACTTTGTTAGAgcag GAGACCCCAAGGTTCCGGTGCTTTACCAGGTAGAACGGACTCGAGATGGTCGCAGTTTCTGTGTGCGATCGGTGAAAGCAGTCCAGCACGGTCAGCCCATACTGATATGTCAGGCGTCCTTTCACAAGCTGCAGCCCAGTCCACTAGAGCACCAGTTCACCATGCCCAGCGTCCCCCCACCTGACGCTCTGCTCACAGTGGAGGAACTCATCCAGCATTACCTCAG CGACCCGAATTTGGCTGATAACGCTAAACAGGGGCTGAATAAGATCCTTGCAGATGAGGTACCCATTGAGGTGAAGATAGTTAATCCTCCTGATTTTTATAGACGTCTCCCCATGGAGCCAAAAAAACTATTCTGGGTACGATCAAAAGGACACATGG gaGAGGCAGACATGAAACTGCACTGCTGTGTCGCTGCGTATGTGTCCGATTACTCATTTCTCGGTACCACCATGCTGCCATTCCCCCAATACAGATCCCAGTTTTTAGCCTCTCTCGATCACACCATGTGGTTCCACAACAAATTCAGAGCAGATCAGTGGATGCTGTATGAATGTGAAAGTCCATGGgcag gAGGCAGCAGAGGCTTGGTTCAAGGCCGCTTGTGGAGACAAGACGGCGTTCTGGCAGCTTCCTGTGCACAAGAGGGAGTGTTACGAGTGAAAGATATGACACAGAGTAAACTTTAG
- the srsf6b gene encoding serine and arginine rich splicing factor 6b isoform X1: MPRVYVGRLSYHVREKDIQRFFSGYGKLLEIDLKNGYGFVEFEDTRDADDAVYELNGKELCGERVVVEHARGPRRDRDGYGGGYWGSGRSGGGGGGGGGSSGYSSRSRSGRDKYGPPVRTEYRLIVENLSSRCSWQDLKDFMRQAGEVTYADAHKERTNEGVIEFRSYSDMKRALDKLDGTDINGRKIRLVEDKPKRRRSYSGSRSRSRSRRRSRSRSRRSRSSRSRSRSRSRSRSRSKRRSHSRSKRKSRSKSPAKSRSKKSRSRSRSRKSHSRSASRKSRSKSHSKPRSERGSRSRSKEKSVSKKSRSRSASPMENGDKKSVSRSPSPQEDRHRSKSPLKRSPSRSPSRSKSRSRSRSASQD, encoded by the exons atGCCTCGTGTTTACGTAGGCAGGCTGAGTTATCATGTCCGCGAAAAGGACATCCAGAGGTTTTTCAGCGGTTATGGGAAGCTGTTGGAGATTGATCTGAAGAACGG GTACGGGTTTGTAGAGTTTGAGGACACACGTGACGCCGATGACGCTGTGTACGAACTGAATGGCAAGGAGCTGTGTGGTGAACGTGTGGTTGTGGAACACGCCAGGGGGCCACGTCGGGACCGCGACGGATATGGTGGGGGTTATTGGGGTTCTGGGCGCA gtggtggtggtggtggtggtggtggtggtagtagtgGTTACAGCAGCCGAAGCCGCTCCGGCAGAGACAAATACGGACCTCCTGTCCGCACTGAGTATCGGCTCATCGTGGAAAACCTGTCCAGTCGATGCAGCTGGCAGGACCTCAAG GACTTCATGCGACAGGCTGGTGAGGTGACCTATGCTGATGCCCACAAGGAACGGACAAATGAAGGTGTGATCGAGTTCCGCAGCTATTCTGATATGAAGAGGGCCCTTGACAAGCTGGACGGCACCGACATCAATGGAAGGAAAATTCGCCTGGTGGAGGATAAACCCAAACGGCGACGATCGTACTCTGGCAGCAGGTCTAG GTCCCGCAGCAGACGTCGCTCTCGCAGCAGAAGCCGTAGGAGCAGGAGCTCACGAAGCCGCTCAAGGTCTCGCTCTCG ATCCCGCTCCCGCAGCAAGCGCCGCTCCCACTCTAGGTCCAAGAGAAAGTCCCGCTCCAAGTCTCCAGCTAAATCCCGTTCCAAGAAGTCCCGCTCTCGTTCTCGCTCCCGCAAGTCCCACAGCCGCTCGGCGAGTCGGAAGTCACGCTCCAAGAGCCATTCAAAGCCCCGGTCCGAGCGTGGCTCTCGCAGTCGTTCCAAGGAGAAGTCAGTGAGCAAGAAATCGCGCAGCCGCTCGGCCTCACCAATGGAGAACGGAGACAAAAAATCAGTCTCGCGTTCCCCTTCTCCACAGGAGGATCGTCACCGTTCCAAATCACCCTTGAAGCGTTCTCCGTCTCGTTCTCCTTCTCGGTCCAAATCTCGCTCGCGCTCTAGGTCTGCCTCACAAGACTGA
- the srsf6b gene encoding serine and arginine rich splicing factor 6b isoform X3 → MPRVYVGRLSYHVREKDIQRFFSGYGKLLEIDLKNGYGFVEFEDTRDADDAVYELNGKELCGERVVVEHARGPRRDRDGYGGGGGGGGGGSSGYSSRSRSGRDKYGPPVRTEYRLIVENLSSRCSWQDLKDFMRQAGEVTYADAHKERTNEGVIEFRSYSDMKRALDKLDGTDINGRKIRLVEDKPKRRRSYSGSRSRSRSRRRSRSRSRRSRSSRSRSRSRSRSRSRSKRRSHSRSKRKSRSKSPAKSRSKKSRSRSRSRKSHSRSASRKSRSKSHSKPRSERGSRSRSKEKSVSKKSRSRSASPMENGDKKSVSRSPSPQEDRHRSKSPLKRSPSRSPSRSKSRSRSRSASQD, encoded by the exons atGCCTCGTGTTTACGTAGGCAGGCTGAGTTATCATGTCCGCGAAAAGGACATCCAGAGGTTTTTCAGCGGTTATGGGAAGCTGTTGGAGATTGATCTGAAGAACGG GTACGGGTTTGTAGAGTTTGAGGACACACGTGACGCCGATGACGCTGTGTACGAACTGAATGGCAAGGAGCTGTGTGGTGAACGTGTGGTTGTGGAACACGCCAGGGGGCCACGTCGGGACCGCGACGGATATG gtggtggtggtggtggtggtggtggtggtagtagtgGTTACAGCAGCCGAAGCCGCTCCGGCAGAGACAAATACGGACCTCCTGTCCGCACTGAGTATCGGCTCATCGTGGAAAACCTGTCCAGTCGATGCAGCTGGCAGGACCTCAAG GACTTCATGCGACAGGCTGGTGAGGTGACCTATGCTGATGCCCACAAGGAACGGACAAATGAAGGTGTGATCGAGTTCCGCAGCTATTCTGATATGAAGAGGGCCCTTGACAAGCTGGACGGCACCGACATCAATGGAAGGAAAATTCGCCTGGTGGAGGATAAACCCAAACGGCGACGATCGTACTCTGGCAGCAGGTCTAG GTCCCGCAGCAGACGTCGCTCTCGCAGCAGAAGCCGTAGGAGCAGGAGCTCACGAAGCCGCTCAAGGTCTCGCTCTCG ATCCCGCTCCCGCAGCAAGCGCCGCTCCCACTCTAGGTCCAAGAGAAAGTCCCGCTCCAAGTCTCCAGCTAAATCCCGTTCCAAGAAGTCCCGCTCTCGTTCTCGCTCCCGCAAGTCCCACAGCCGCTCGGCGAGTCGGAAGTCACGCTCCAAGAGCCATTCAAAGCCCCGGTCCGAGCGTGGCTCTCGCAGTCGTTCCAAGGAGAAGTCAGTGAGCAAGAAATCGCGCAGCCGCTCGGCCTCACCAATGGAGAACGGAGACAAAAAATCAGTCTCGCGTTCCCCTTCTCCACAGGAGGATCGTCACCGTTCCAAATCACCCTTGAAGCGTTCTCCGTCTCGTTCTCCTTCTCGGTCCAAATCTCGCTCGCGCTCTAGGTCTGCCTCACAAGACTGA
- the srsf6b gene encoding serine and arginine rich splicing factor 6b isoform X2, protein MPRVYVGRLSYHVREKDIQRFFSGYGKLLEIDLKNGYGFVEFEDTRDADDAVYELNGKELCGERVVVEHARGPRRDRDGYGGGYWGSGRSGSSGYSSRSRSGRDKYGPPVRTEYRLIVENLSSRCSWQDLKDFMRQAGEVTYADAHKERTNEGVIEFRSYSDMKRALDKLDGTDINGRKIRLVEDKPKRRRSYSGSRSRSRSRRRSRSRSRRSRSSRSRSRSRSRSRSRSKRRSHSRSKRKSRSKSPAKSRSKKSRSRSRSRKSHSRSASRKSRSKSHSKPRSERGSRSRSKEKSVSKKSRSRSASPMENGDKKSVSRSPSPQEDRHRSKSPLKRSPSRSPSRSKSRSRSRSASQD, encoded by the exons atGCCTCGTGTTTACGTAGGCAGGCTGAGTTATCATGTCCGCGAAAAGGACATCCAGAGGTTTTTCAGCGGTTATGGGAAGCTGTTGGAGATTGATCTGAAGAACGG GTACGGGTTTGTAGAGTTTGAGGACACACGTGACGCCGATGACGCTGTGTACGAACTGAATGGCAAGGAGCTGTGTGGTGAACGTGTGGTTGTGGAACACGCCAGGGGGCCACGTCGGGACCGCGACGGATATGGTGGGGGTTATTGGGGTTCTGGGCGCA gtggtagtagtgGTTACAGCAGCCGAAGCCGCTCCGGCAGAGACAAATACGGACCTCCTGTCCGCACTGAGTATCGGCTCATCGTGGAAAACCTGTCCAGTCGATGCAGCTGGCAGGACCTCAAG GACTTCATGCGACAGGCTGGTGAGGTGACCTATGCTGATGCCCACAAGGAACGGACAAATGAAGGTGTGATCGAGTTCCGCAGCTATTCTGATATGAAGAGGGCCCTTGACAAGCTGGACGGCACCGACATCAATGGAAGGAAAATTCGCCTGGTGGAGGATAAACCCAAACGGCGACGATCGTACTCTGGCAGCAGGTCTAG GTCCCGCAGCAGACGTCGCTCTCGCAGCAGAAGCCGTAGGAGCAGGAGCTCACGAAGCCGCTCAAGGTCTCGCTCTCG ATCCCGCTCCCGCAGCAAGCGCCGCTCCCACTCTAGGTCCAAGAGAAAGTCCCGCTCCAAGTCTCCAGCTAAATCCCGTTCCAAGAAGTCCCGCTCTCGTTCTCGCTCCCGCAAGTCCCACAGCCGCTCGGCGAGTCGGAAGTCACGCTCCAAGAGCCATTCAAAGCCCCGGTCCGAGCGTGGCTCTCGCAGTCGTTCCAAGGAGAAGTCAGTGAGCAAGAAATCGCGCAGCCGCTCGGCCTCACCAATGGAGAACGGAGACAAAAAATCAGTCTCGCGTTCCCCTTCTCCACAGGAGGATCGTCACCGTTCCAAATCACCCTTGAAGCGTTCTCCGTCTCGTTCTCCTTCTCGGTCCAAATCTCGCTCGCGCTCTAGGTCTGCCTCACAAGACTGA
- the ift52 gene encoding intraflagellar transport protein 52 homolog isoform X3 gives MDKEQRNIVVFNSSKREQFTASSGYKSLQKRLRTQWKIQGIKEEITAEKLHGVKLWITAGPREKFTELELQVLKQYLEGGGNVLAMLGEGGEVKNDTNINFLLEEFGIMVNSDAVVRNVYYKYFHPKEALVSNGVLNREISRAAGKVVTGVIDDESPGNNTQALTFVYPYGATLSVIKPAVAVLSTGSVCFPLNRPVLAFSKVEKNAGKLAVLGSCHMFSDQYLDKEENNKIMDVVFQWLTTDNVHLNQIDAEDPEITDYTMLPDTGYLSERLRVCLQEGDETPRDFTSVFDMSLFKLSTDSLPSVIRAYKQLNVKHEPLQLITPQFETPLPPLQPAVFQPAFRDLPPPMLDLFDLDETFSSEKVRLAQLSNKCTDDDLEFYVRKCGDIFGVTGKLDKEKQDAKHILEHIFFQVVEFKKLNQEHDIDTAQTRFSPC, from the exons ATGGATAAAGAACAGCGGAATATTGTCGTTTTTAATTCGTCCAAAAGAGAGCAGTTTACTGCGAGCAGCGGCTACAAGAGTCTTCAGAAGAGACTAAGAACGCAATGGAAGATTCAAGG CATCAAAGAGGAGATCACAGCTGAGAAACTACATGGTGTGAAGCTGTGGATCACCGCAGGTCCAAGGGAGAAGTTCACTGAACTAGAG CTGCAAGTCCTGAAGCAGTATCTGGAAGGTGGTGGGAACGTCCTGGCCATGCTCGGAGAAGGTGGAGAAGTGAAAAACGACACTAACATCAACTTCCTCCTGGAGGAGTTTGGTATCATGGTGAACAGCG ACGCCGTAGTCAGAAACGTTTACTACAAATACTTCCATCCCAAAGAAGCACTCGTGTCTAACGGGGTTCTCAAcag GGAGATCAGCCGTGCAGCCGGGAAAGTGGTAACGGGAGTCATTGACGATGAAAGTCCAGGGAACAATACGCA GGCTCTCACATTCGTGTACCCGTACGGAGCTACGCTGAGTGTGATAAAGCCCGCGGTGGCGGTTCTGTCCACCGGTTCTGTGTGCTTCCCTCTCAACCGACCTGTCCTGGCCTTCTCCAAGGTGGAG AAGAACGCCGGCAAGCTGGCAGTGCTGGGTTCATGCCACATGTTCAGCGATCAATACCTGGACAAGGAGgagaacaataaaataatg GACGTCGTGTTCCAGTGGCTGACGACCGACAACGTTCACCTGAATCAAATCGATGCCGAAGATCCCGAG ATCACAGATTACACCATGTTACCAGACACAGGATACCTATCCGAGAGACTCCGAGTGTGTCTACAGGAAGGCGACGAGACTCCACGTGACTTCACCTCCGTTTTCGACATGTCTCTCTTTAAGCTGTCCACAGACTCTCTCCCGAGCGTGATCAG GGCCTACAAGCAGCTGAATGTCAAACACGAGCCTCTGCAGTTGATCACGCCTCAGTTCGAAACCCCGCTGCCACCCCTGCAGCCCGCC GTTTTCCAGCCAGCGTTTAGGGACCTGCCCCCACCGATGCTCGACCTTTTTGACCTCGACGAGACATTTTCTTCGGAGAAAGTGCGACTTGCTCAGCTGTCAAACAAAT GCACCGACGACGACCTGGAGTTTTACGTGCGGAAATGCGGAGACATCTTCGGGGTCACGGGGAAGCTGGATAAAGAAAAGCAAGACGCCAAGCACATCCTCGAACACATCTTCTTTCAGGTGGTGGAGTTTAAAAAGCTGAATCAG GAGCACGACATCGACACGGCCCAAACGAGGTTCTCTCCTTGCTGA
- the ift52 gene encoding intraflagellar transport protein 52 homolog isoform X2: MDKEQRNIVVFNSSKREQFTASSGYKSLQKRLRTQWKIQGIKEEITAEKLHGVKLWITAGPREKFTELELQVLKQYLEGGGNVLAMLGEGGEVKNDTNINFLLEEFGIMVNSDAVVRNVYYKYFHPKEALVSNGVLNREISRAAGKVVTGVIDDESPGNNTQALTFVYPYGATLSVIKPAVAVLSTGSVCFPLNRPVLAFSKVENAGKLAVLGSCHMFSDQYLDKEENNKIMDVVFQWLTTDNVHLNQIDAEDPEITDYTMLPDTGYLSERLRVCLQEGDETPRDFTSVFDMSLFKLSTDSLPSVIRAYKQLNVKHEPLQLITPQFETPLPPLQPAVFQPAFRDLPPPMLDLFDLDETFSSEKVRLAQLSNKCTDDDLEFYVRKCGDIFGVTGKLDKEKQDAKHILEHIFFQVVEFKKLNQLLDLTFVGARHRHGPNEVLSLLKRMTEVRTSQG, translated from the exons ATGGATAAAGAACAGCGGAATATTGTCGTTTTTAATTCGTCCAAAAGAGAGCAGTTTACTGCGAGCAGCGGCTACAAGAGTCTTCAGAAGAGACTAAGAACGCAATGGAAGATTCAAGG CATCAAAGAGGAGATCACAGCTGAGAAACTACATGGTGTGAAGCTGTGGATCACCGCAGGTCCAAGGGAGAAGTTCACTGAACTAGAG CTGCAAGTCCTGAAGCAGTATCTGGAAGGTGGTGGGAACGTCCTGGCCATGCTCGGAGAAGGTGGAGAAGTGAAAAACGACACTAACATCAACTTCCTCCTGGAGGAGTTTGGTATCATGGTGAACAGCG ACGCCGTAGTCAGAAACGTTTACTACAAATACTTCCATCCCAAAGAAGCACTCGTGTCTAACGGGGTTCTCAAcag GGAGATCAGCCGTGCAGCCGGGAAAGTGGTAACGGGAGTCATTGACGATGAAAGTCCAGGGAACAATACGCA GGCTCTCACATTCGTGTACCCGTACGGAGCTACGCTGAGTGTGATAAAGCCCGCGGTGGCGGTTCTGTCCACCGGTTCTGTGTGCTTCCCTCTCAACCGACCTGTCCTGGCCTTCTCCAAGGTGGAG AACGCCGGCAAGCTGGCAGTGCTGGGTTCATGCCACATGTTCAGCGATCAATACCTGGACAAGGAGgagaacaataaaataatg GACGTCGTGTTCCAGTGGCTGACGACCGACAACGTTCACCTGAATCAAATCGATGCCGAAGATCCCGAG ATCACAGATTACACCATGTTACCAGACACAGGATACCTATCCGAGAGACTCCGAGTGTGTCTACAGGAAGGCGACGAGACTCCACGTGACTTCACCTCCGTTTTCGACATGTCTCTCTTTAAGCTGTCCACAGACTCTCTCCCGAGCGTGATCAG GGCCTACAAGCAGCTGAATGTCAAACACGAGCCTCTGCAGTTGATCACGCCTCAGTTCGAAACCCCGCTGCCACCCCTGCAGCCCGCC GTTTTCCAGCCAGCGTTTAGGGACCTGCCCCCACCGATGCTCGACCTTTTTGACCTCGACGAGACATTTTCTTCGGAGAAAGTGCGACTTGCTCAGCTGTCAAACAAAT GCACCGACGACGACCTGGAGTTTTACGTGCGGAAATGCGGAGACATCTTCGGGGTCACGGGGAAGCTGGATAAAGAAAAGCAAGACGCCAAGCACATCCTCGAACACATCTTCTTTCAGGTGGTGGAGTTTAAAAAGCTGAATCAG cttcttgacttgacttttgtAGGAGCACGACATCGACACGGCCCAAACGAGGTTCTCTCCTTGCTGAAGAGGATGACAGAAGTCAGGACATCTCAGGGCTGA
- the ift52 gene encoding intraflagellar transport protein 52 homolog isoform X4: MDKEQRNIVVFNSSKREQFTASSGYKSLQKRLRTQWKIQGIKEEITAEKLHGVKLWITAGPREKFTELELQVLKQYLEGGGNVLAMLGEGGEVKNDTNINFLLEEFGIMVNSDAVVRNVYYKYFHPKEALVSNGVLNREISRAAGKVVTGVIDDESPGNNTQALTFVYPYGATLSVIKPAVAVLSTGSVCFPLNRPVLAFSKVENAGKLAVLGSCHMFSDQYLDKEENNKIMDVVFQWLTTDNVHLNQIDAEDPEITDYTMLPDTGYLSERLRVCLQEGDETPRDFTSVFDMSLFKLSTDSLPSVIRAYKQLNVKHEPLQLITPQFETPLPPLQPAVFQPAFRDLPPPMLDLFDLDETFSSEKVRLAQLSNKCTDDDLEFYVRKCGDIFGVTGKLDKEKQDAKHILEHIFFQVVEFKKLNQEHDIDTAQTRFSPC, encoded by the exons ATGGATAAAGAACAGCGGAATATTGTCGTTTTTAATTCGTCCAAAAGAGAGCAGTTTACTGCGAGCAGCGGCTACAAGAGTCTTCAGAAGAGACTAAGAACGCAATGGAAGATTCAAGG CATCAAAGAGGAGATCACAGCTGAGAAACTACATGGTGTGAAGCTGTGGATCACCGCAGGTCCAAGGGAGAAGTTCACTGAACTAGAG CTGCAAGTCCTGAAGCAGTATCTGGAAGGTGGTGGGAACGTCCTGGCCATGCTCGGAGAAGGTGGAGAAGTGAAAAACGACACTAACATCAACTTCCTCCTGGAGGAGTTTGGTATCATGGTGAACAGCG ACGCCGTAGTCAGAAACGTTTACTACAAATACTTCCATCCCAAAGAAGCACTCGTGTCTAACGGGGTTCTCAAcag GGAGATCAGCCGTGCAGCCGGGAAAGTGGTAACGGGAGTCATTGACGATGAAAGTCCAGGGAACAATACGCA GGCTCTCACATTCGTGTACCCGTACGGAGCTACGCTGAGTGTGATAAAGCCCGCGGTGGCGGTTCTGTCCACCGGTTCTGTGTGCTTCCCTCTCAACCGACCTGTCCTGGCCTTCTCCAAGGTGGAG AACGCCGGCAAGCTGGCAGTGCTGGGTTCATGCCACATGTTCAGCGATCAATACCTGGACAAGGAGgagaacaataaaataatg GACGTCGTGTTCCAGTGGCTGACGACCGACAACGTTCACCTGAATCAAATCGATGCCGAAGATCCCGAG ATCACAGATTACACCATGTTACCAGACACAGGATACCTATCCGAGAGACTCCGAGTGTGTCTACAGGAAGGCGACGAGACTCCACGTGACTTCACCTCCGTTTTCGACATGTCTCTCTTTAAGCTGTCCACAGACTCTCTCCCGAGCGTGATCAG GGCCTACAAGCAGCTGAATGTCAAACACGAGCCTCTGCAGTTGATCACGCCTCAGTTCGAAACCCCGCTGCCACCCCTGCAGCCCGCC GTTTTCCAGCCAGCGTTTAGGGACCTGCCCCCACCGATGCTCGACCTTTTTGACCTCGACGAGACATTTTCTTCGGAGAAAGTGCGACTTGCTCAGCTGTCAAACAAAT GCACCGACGACGACCTGGAGTTTTACGTGCGGAAATGCGGAGACATCTTCGGGGTCACGGGGAAGCTGGATAAAGAAAAGCAAGACGCCAAGCACATCCTCGAACACATCTTCTTTCAGGTGGTGGAGTTTAAAAAGCTGAATCAG GAGCACGACATCGACACGGCCCAAACGAGGTTCTCTCCTTGCTGA
- the ift52 gene encoding intraflagellar transport protein 52 homolog isoform X1 — protein sequence MDKEQRNIVVFNSSKREQFTASSGYKSLQKRLRTQWKIQGIKEEITAEKLHGVKLWITAGPREKFTELELQVLKQYLEGGGNVLAMLGEGGEVKNDTNINFLLEEFGIMVNSDAVVRNVYYKYFHPKEALVSNGVLNREISRAAGKVVTGVIDDESPGNNTQALTFVYPYGATLSVIKPAVAVLSTGSVCFPLNRPVLAFSKVEKNAGKLAVLGSCHMFSDQYLDKEENNKIMDVVFQWLTTDNVHLNQIDAEDPEITDYTMLPDTGYLSERLRVCLQEGDETPRDFTSVFDMSLFKLSTDSLPSVIRAYKQLNVKHEPLQLITPQFETPLPPLQPAVFQPAFRDLPPPMLDLFDLDETFSSEKVRLAQLSNKCTDDDLEFYVRKCGDIFGVTGKLDKEKQDAKHILEHIFFQVVEFKKLNQLLDLTFVGARHRHGPNEVLSLLKRMTEVRTSQG from the exons ATGGATAAAGAACAGCGGAATATTGTCGTTTTTAATTCGTCCAAAAGAGAGCAGTTTACTGCGAGCAGCGGCTACAAGAGTCTTCAGAAGAGACTAAGAACGCAATGGAAGATTCAAGG CATCAAAGAGGAGATCACAGCTGAGAAACTACATGGTGTGAAGCTGTGGATCACCGCAGGTCCAAGGGAGAAGTTCACTGAACTAGAG CTGCAAGTCCTGAAGCAGTATCTGGAAGGTGGTGGGAACGTCCTGGCCATGCTCGGAGAAGGTGGAGAAGTGAAAAACGACACTAACATCAACTTCCTCCTGGAGGAGTTTGGTATCATGGTGAACAGCG ACGCCGTAGTCAGAAACGTTTACTACAAATACTTCCATCCCAAAGAAGCACTCGTGTCTAACGGGGTTCTCAAcag GGAGATCAGCCGTGCAGCCGGGAAAGTGGTAACGGGAGTCATTGACGATGAAAGTCCAGGGAACAATACGCA GGCTCTCACATTCGTGTACCCGTACGGAGCTACGCTGAGTGTGATAAAGCCCGCGGTGGCGGTTCTGTCCACCGGTTCTGTGTGCTTCCCTCTCAACCGACCTGTCCTGGCCTTCTCCAAGGTGGAG AAGAACGCCGGCAAGCTGGCAGTGCTGGGTTCATGCCACATGTTCAGCGATCAATACCTGGACAAGGAGgagaacaataaaataatg GACGTCGTGTTCCAGTGGCTGACGACCGACAACGTTCACCTGAATCAAATCGATGCCGAAGATCCCGAG ATCACAGATTACACCATGTTACCAGACACAGGATACCTATCCGAGAGACTCCGAGTGTGTCTACAGGAAGGCGACGAGACTCCACGTGACTTCACCTCCGTTTTCGACATGTCTCTCTTTAAGCTGTCCACAGACTCTCTCCCGAGCGTGATCAG GGCCTACAAGCAGCTGAATGTCAAACACGAGCCTCTGCAGTTGATCACGCCTCAGTTCGAAACCCCGCTGCCACCCCTGCAGCCCGCC GTTTTCCAGCCAGCGTTTAGGGACCTGCCCCCACCGATGCTCGACCTTTTTGACCTCGACGAGACATTTTCTTCGGAGAAAGTGCGACTTGCTCAGCTGTCAAACAAAT GCACCGACGACGACCTGGAGTTTTACGTGCGGAAATGCGGAGACATCTTCGGGGTCACGGGGAAGCTGGATAAAGAAAAGCAAGACGCCAAGCACATCCTCGAACACATCTTCTTTCAGGTGGTGGAGTTTAAAAAGCTGAATCAG cttcttgacttgacttttgtAGGAGCACGACATCGACACGGCCCAAACGAGGTTCTCTCCTTGCTGAAGAGGATGACAGAAGTCAGGACATCTCAGGGCTGA
- the si:ch73-303b9.1 gene encoding uncharacterized protein si:ch73-303b9.1, producing MMEGNCGRFEVAKKCESICLSELDQGFLTDCSLSEGTLKALQSIVVEYTEPPSHLPASSKHSSTVLSPSNPHCKLSLMSPTVPMHAAGMNSLLEGKSSTPYERMTFQKPVLATALDLSSIDLTVSHPLWEVSHIRPNMESPKLCLDSSKVEFIWSPSYQATPLTPAEISSLIWSGTPPEGQRSRREFTFQDSNLRHAVLELTDEQQKSLSRNMAM from the exons ATGATGGAAGGGAACTGTGGCAGATTTG aggTGGCAAAGAAATGTGAGAGTATTTGTTTATCAGAGCTGGATCAAGGTTTCCTCACAGACTGCAGCCTATCTGAAGGAACCCTGAAAGCACTCCAAAGCATTGTGGTAGAGTATACAGAGCCTCCTTCACACCTTCCTGCTTCCAGTAAACACTCCTCTACTGTGTTATCTCCTTCCAATCCACACTGTAAGTTGTCCCTCATGTCCCCAACTGTCCCTATGCATGCTGCTGGTATGAACAGTCTCCTGGAAGGTAAGTCTTCCACTCCTTATGAGAGGATGACCTTCCAAAAACCTGTCCTGGCCACAGCTTTGGACTTGTCGTCCATCGACCTGACCGTCTCACACCCGTTATGGGAAGTCTCACACATCAGACCTAACATGGAGAGCCCCAAATTGTGCTTGGATTCCAGTAAGGTGGAGTTCATATGGAGTCCGAGTTACCAAGCTACGCCTCTAACACCGGCAGAGATTTCCTCACTGATCTGGTCAGGGACACCGCCTGAGGGTCAGAGGTCACGTCGTGAGTTCACTTTTCAGGATTCGAACCTGCGCCATGCTGTGTTAGAGCTGACCGATGAGCAACAGAAGAGTTTGTCCCGAAACATGGCCATGTAG